GGTGTCGCCTCAATCGGGAAAAAGATTTTGCTTTACCTCACGAAAGACCCTGATAGTAGAAAACTCAGACAAGGAGATCAGTTATTATTCTTTGGCCAAATAGACCCTCCCCGCAACAAAGGAAATCCAGAAGAGTTCGATTACGCGTCTTATCTGCTTCATCAGGGAATCAGCGGCACAGCATTTGCTTACTCGGGTAACTGGAAACAGACTGCGCACGATTTTTCACGCTCGTTAAAACAGATTGCTCTGGATTATCGTTCACATCTTCTGAAAAATATAAAAGAGATGGGATTCTTCGGCGATGATTATGCTGTGCTTTCGGCACTGGTACTAGGATACCAGAATGACTTAAGCGAAGAGATTCGTGAAAGTTATTCCATCTCAGGAGCAAGCCACGTTCTCTCCCTCTCCGGATTACACATAGGATTTCTCTATGTTCTGCTCGAATTCTTGCTTAGCTTTGCCAATCGGAACAAGAGAATGATAGTGTTCCGTCAGATACTGATCGTTCTTATATTATGGAGTTTTGCCTTTGTCACGGGACTATTACCACCTGTTGTTCGTTCGGTAATCATGTTTTCGCTTATCGCTCTCTCCCGGCTACGGAACAATCGGCCCGTAACACTCAACACATTAGCTGTTGCCGCTCTGTTCATGCTAATATACAATCCATTTTACCTTTACGATATCAGTTTTCAGCTTTCTTTTCTGGCGGTAGCAGGAATTGTTATCATCCAACCCCGTCTCTATCAATTGATAAAGACAGAAAACCGGCTTTTAAAATACGCCTGGGGAGTAATGAGTGTCTCTATTGCGGCCCAACTGAGCACAACTCCTATCTTGCTGTACTATTTTTCTCGTTTTTCTACTCATTTTCTGCTGACAAATATTATTGTAGTGCCTTTGGTATCAGGCATTATGTATCTGGCAATTTTCACTATTTTGCTGGGTTTTTTCCCCGTAATACAGAGTTACTTCGCACTATTGCTAAAATTAAGTATCCGGTTGCTAAATGGAACCGTTGTTTTTGTTGAGCATCTCCCCTTTTCTTCTATCGACAACATCCATGTAAACAAATGTGAGACAGCTACTCTTTACCTGATTCTTCTTTTCGGAGGATGTTATTTGTATACACGAAAACGTAAGATGCTATTGGGAGTATTAACTGGTTTCTTTATACTTATTCTTTTTCAGGTGGAAGAAAAACAACGGTTACAAAATATTCATTCCATCGTCTTTTACAATAATCGCAACTGTCCTGCAATACACCTCATAGAATCGAGAGAAACCTCCTACCTTTTCTCCGCCGAAAAAGATAGTATACAGCAAAAGCTGAGCTATACTGCCGGAAGATTTTGGAAAAAAATAAAACTGAAACCTCCTCAGACACTTCCCTCAAGCTACAGCGCAAGCGGAATATGGAGACGTGATGATTTGCTTTCCTTTGGTGGAAAAACAATCTGCATGGTTAAAGATCACAGTTGGAATAATAAAACAGCTGATACACCTTTACCTCTTGATTATCTTTATATATGCAAAGGATACAGAGGGAAACTGGCATGGCTTACTCCACTCTTTGAAATTCGCAAAGTTGTAATTGACAGCTCTGTGAGCGACTATTACCGGGAAGCTTTTAAAAAGGAGTGCACCTCATTGGGCATTGAGTTTATCTCTTTATCTGAAAAAGGAGCCTACCAAATCATTCTTTAATACAATTAAATTTGTATTTTTGCAGTTCATTATGAAGAATATACCAATATGCTGACAAAAATAATCGATCAAGCTAATATTGACCTTTTCAGTGAATGGCTGAAAGAAACAGAGAAAGTCGTTATCGTAACACACGTCTCACCCGATGGAGATGCTATGGGCTCATCATTAGGACTTTATCATTTCCTGATTTCACAGAAAAAAGTCGTAAATATCATCGTCCCTAATGCTTTTC
The Bacteroides sedimenti genome window above contains:
- a CDS encoding ComEC/Rec2 family competence protein — protein: MIILSIISLFILAFSLMFKKYTFRWLTGVGVYMVLFTLGTAITELHLSSVHYQWPAQRAAYFVQLNTPPQEKANSLLCHVTAISRKDSLGVASIGKKILLYLTKDPDSRKLRQGDQLLFFGQIDPPRNKGNPEEFDYASYLLHQGISGTAFAYSGNWKQTAHDFSRSLKQIALDYRSHLLKNIKEMGFFGDDYAVLSALVLGYQNDLSEEIRESYSISGASHVLSLSGLHIGFLYVLLEFLLSFANRNKRMIVFRQILIVLILWSFAFVTGLLPPVVRSVIMFSLIALSRLRNNRPVTLNTLAVAALFMLIYNPFYLYDISFQLSFLAVAGIVIIQPRLYQLIKTENRLLKYAWGVMSVSIAAQLSTTPILLYYFSRFSTHFLLTNIIVVPLVSGIMYLAIFTILLGFFPVIQSYFALLLKLSIRLLNGTVVFVEHLPFSSIDNIHVNKCETATLYLILLFGGCYLYTRKRKMLLGVLTGFFILILFQVEEKQRLQNIHSIVFYNNRNCPAIHLIESRETSYLFSAEKDSIQQKLSYTAGRFWKKIKLKPPQTLPSSYSASGIWRRDDLLSFGGKTICMVKDHSWNNKTADTPLPLDYLYICKGYRGKLAWLTPLFEIRKVVIDSSVSDYYREAFKKECTSLGIEFISLSEKGAYQIIL